CAGGTGACGGAAGGTCGGCCTGGGAGTGCGACTCGCGGGCACGAAGCGCCCGGGCCGGCGGAGCGGCACCGGGGCACGGCGGTGGCCTTCACCTGAGGCCGCGAGGCCCGACCTCCGAGCCCCAGGATGGGCTCGGTGGGGCACACCGACGGCGCAAAGGCGGGGACGGCGTGAAGCTCAGCCGCTCTTCTTCTGAAGCTTGACGCGGTTCTGCTCCACCCAGGCCTGGGCCTCGGGGAGCGTCTTCACGAAGACAGTCTCGAACTGAGACTTGCCGATGAAGAGCATACCCAGGGCAATGACCTTGGTGAAGGTCTGCTGGACCATGTCCGCGCCGACGTAGACGGCGGCCTTGAACCACTCGCTGCGGCCATTCTCGGAGAGGTACCTCCGGGACTCCGCTCCGAGCTGGGACTGCGCGATTTCGGCAATCAGGTAGTACGGGCCGTTCTTCCCGAACTCGCCGTACAGCTCCACCGCCCGCTTCATCTCATCCAGGCTGATGGGCCCGGAGTAGATGGCGTGGATGACGTCCGGGGCCTCTTGGCGCATGCTGTGCGCGCCGAACTTCCATTCCTTTTGCTGCATGTCACTCCCTTCGGAATCTTTCAGGAGCATAGCGCCGGTGTCTGTCCGACGCGACATTCCCGAGTTGCCAGGAGGTATGGACTTACATCCTGGGGCCCCGGGTCAGGGCGGATTCCGTCGGGAGTGACTCAGCCGGCCTTGCGCTGGCGGGTGGCGCGGTGCTGGGCGACCCAGGCGCGGGCCTCGTCGAGTGTGGGGACGAAGACCGTCTCAAAGCCCGTCTTGCCGGTGAAGTGCAGGGCCAGGGCGATGGCCTTGCCGAAGGTGCGCTGGACGACGTCGGCGCCCACGTAGACGAGGCCGTGGAACCACTCGGCGTTGCTGTTGTTGGAGAGGTACTTGCGGCCGGCCGCCTCAATCTGGGAGCCGCCGATGTCGGCGACGCAGTAGAAGCGCCCCCGCTTCTCGAAAGTCTCTTTGTAGAGCTGGGCCGTGCGCTGCACCTCGTCCATGTTGATGAGGCCACTGAAGGTGGCCACCAGGGTGTCCGGAGGCTCGAAGTGCGCGTGGTGCGCGCCGTACTTCAACTCATCCTGCTGCTGGGCCATGGTCTTCCCCCCGCGGTGTTGCCGTCGCGTCCGTCGAGAATAACGCCTACAGGCCATCCATGCACAAGCACCCCCCTGTCATTCCCGGCGGGGGTGGCCCCTGGCTGTCAGGCTTTGGGGCCCTCTCGGGGAGTGGAGCGGGTGTTGGGGCGTTGACCGTGGGGCGCTCCGAGCCTTGACGGGGTGTGGTGTGGCTGGACTCATCCATTCCCATGCGACGCCGCTCCGCCACCTTGCTCGTGCTGGGCCTCGCTGTGCTGGTTTTCGGGGTGTGCGGGTGCCGGCGCCCGTCGGAGGAGGCGAGGGAGCCGGCGGGCCGCACGCGGCTCGTCTTCAAGTACCAGCCGCTGTGGGGGGCGCCTGAGCCGTTCCGCGAGTTGCTGGCGCGCTTCGAGCGGGAGAACCCGGGGGTGGAGCTCGTCACCGAGGCGCTGCCCAATGCGTCGGACCTGGCGCACCAGTTCTTCCTCACCGCGCTGGAGGGCGGGGCGGACGACTTCGACGTGCTGGTGGCGGACGTGGTGTGGGTGCCGGAGTTCGCCCGGGCCGGGTGGATTGCCGACCTGTCCGAGCACTTCCCGCCCGAGCGCCTGCGCGCGGACTTCTTCCCCGGCCCGGTGGAAGCGGTGGTGGTGGACGGGCGCACCTACGCGGTGCCCTGGTACCTGGACGTGGGCGTCCTCTACTACCGCAAGGATTTGGTGCCGCGAGCGCCGCGCACGTACGAGGAACTGCGGCGCTTCGCGCGAGAGGCCATGGCGAAGGCGCCGGGCGTGCAGGGCTACGTGTGGCAGGGACGGCAGTACGAGGGCCTGAGCTGCAACGTGTACGAGGCGCTGTGGGGACACGGAGGCGAGGCGCTGGGCGAGCAGGGCAGGGTGCTGCTGGACGCGGGGCCGGCGCGTGAGGCGCTCGGGTACTTGCGCGGGCTGGTGGCGGAGGGGGTGTCGCCGGAGACGGTGACGGGGTTCTCGGAGGAGGAGTCACGGAGGGTGTTCCAGGAGGGACGCGCGGTGTTCATGCGCAACTGGCCCTATGCGTGGAGCGAGGCGCAGAAGCCGGACTCGCCGATTCGGGGGAAGGTGGGCATCGCCCCGCTGCCGACGAAGAGCGGCGAGCCCGGGTGGGGGACGCTGGGCGGGTGGCAGCTGGCGGTGAACGCGCACGTGTCGCCGGAGCGGAGGAAGCTGGCGGCGCGGCTGATTGCGCACCTGACGTCGCCGGAGGCGAACCTGGTGCTGGCGCTGAACTACGCGCGCAACCCGCCCCGGCCGGCGGTGTACGAGGACCCGCGCCTGCGCGCGGCGGACCCCTTCATCGCCGATTTGAAGCCGATGGTGGAGCGCGCGCGGCCGAGGCCGGTGACGCCCTACTACAACCTCATCGCGGACGTGCTGCAGAGCGAGTTCTCCGCGGCGGTGGCGGGGCTCCGGACGCCGGAGGAGGCGCTGAAGCGGGCGCAGAAGCAGGTGGACCACCTGACGGGAGTGGACGAGTGAGCGGCGGAGGCTCATGGGAGTGGGAGTGGTGGCCTGTCGCGCATCGGGCCAGAGGTGCCACGTGAGCGGCGGAGGCTCGCTGGAGCGGGAGCGGAGGCCTGTCGCGCCCCGGGTTGGAGGTGCCACGTGAGCGGCGGAGGAGGCTCGCTGGAGCGGGAGCGGCGGCCTGTCGCGCATCGGGCCGGAGGTGCCACGTGAGCGGCGGAGGCTCGCTGGAGCGGGAGCGGCGGCAGGCGTATCTGCTGGTGGCTCCGGCGGTGCTGGTGCTGGCGGGCGTGGCGCTGTACCCCATCCTCGCGGCGGTGTGGCTGAGCCTGCACCGCTTCATCCTCGTGTTCGGCGAGCGGCGCTTCACGGGGTTGGACAACTACGCCTTCCTGCTGAGCGACGCGCGCTTCTGGGCGGCGCTGGGGAACACGGCGTACTTCACGCTGGTGGCGGTGACGGTGGAAGTGCTGCTGGCGGTGCCGCTGGCGCTGCTGCTCAACCGGGCCTTTCCGGGGCGGGGGCTGCTGCGCGCCTCGGTGCTGGTGCCGTGGGCCATTCCCACGGTGGTGAGCGCGAGGCTCTGGGCGTGGATGTTCAACCCCGAGTACGGCGTCATCAACCGGCTGCTCCCGGGGAGCGACATCAACTGGCTGGGCGCGCCAGGGTACGCGCTGCACGCGGCCATCCTGGTGGACGTGTGGAAGACGACGCCCTTCGTGGCGCTGCTGGTGCTGGCGGGGCTGCAGGGCATTCCCGAGGACCTCTACAAGGCGGCCCGGGTGGACGGTGCGTCGGCGTGGAGGGCGTTCCGGTCGATTACGCTGCCGCTGCTGAAGCCGGCGCTGCTGCTGGCGCTGCTGTTCCGCTCGTTGGATGCGTTCCGGGTGTTCGACGCGATTTATGTGCTGACGGAGGGCGGGCCGGCGAACACGACGGAGACGCTGAGCATCTACGCGTACAAGACGCTGATGCGCTCGGGGGACTTCGGGTACGGGAGCGCGCTGTCGGTGGCGACCTTCCTCTGCGTGGTGGTGCTGGCGGCGGTGTGGATGCGGCTGCTGGGGCGTGAGGAGGGCGCACGATGAATCGACCGGGGTTGGGCACGGCGCTGGCGGTGGTGGCGTTCCTCACGTTCTTCCTGGGGCCGTTCTTCTGGCAGGTGCTGACGAGCCTGTGGCCGGACGGCGAGCTGACCCGGCCGTGGCCCTCGGTCCTGACGCTGGAGAACTACACGAGTGTGCTGTGGGGGCGGCCCTTCCTGCGGGTGGTGGCGAACTCGCTGCTGGTGGCGGCGCTGACGACGGTGTTCTGTCTGACGATGGGCGCGGCGGCGGCCTTCGCGCTGGCGAAGCTGGAGTTCCGGGGCCGGGGGCTGCTCTTGAGCGCGGCGCTGGCGGTGAGCATGTTCCCGCCGATTGCGACGGTGAGCCCGCTGTACCTCATCCTGCGCGCGGCGGGGCTGCGGGACAGTCTGATTGGGCTGGCGTTGCCGTATGCGACGTTTGCCCTGCCATTGACGCTGTGGGTGCTGACGTCGTTCTTCCGGCAGCTGCCAGACGAGCTGTACCGGGCGGCGAGGGTGGATGGGTGCACGCCGTTCCAGGCGTTCCGGCGGGTGCTGTTGCCCCTGGCGGCGCCGGGGCTGGCGACGACGGCGATTCTCGTCTTCATCTTCGCGTGGAACGAGTTCCTCTACGCGCTGACGTTCCTGTCCACGCCGGAGAAGCGCACGGTGCCGGTGGCCATCAGCCTGTTCGCCAGCGAGTACCGCGAGCCCTGGGGAGAGATTGCCGCGGCCTCCGTGGTGGCCACGCTGCCCCTGGTGGTGCTCACCGTGCTGTTCCAGCGGCGGATTGTGTCCGGACTCACGGCGGGGGCGGTGAAGGAGTAGCCGGGTGGGGCTCAGTGCTCCGGCGGGCGGGTGGCCGCGAGGAGTGCGGTGGAGGCGCGGGGGCGCGGGCCTTCTCACCCTCCTCAGGGAGAGTAGACCGGTCAGCATGGAGCGCCCCACGCCAACTCCCTCCGCTTCGACGAGCTGGCCCAGGCCCGCGCGGACGGCACGCGCCCGCACGTGCTCAAGCGACTGGCCAAGTCCCAGGTGCTCATCCTCGACGACTTCGGCCTGGAGCCGCTGGGCGCCGCGGAGCGCAAGGAACTGCTCGAAGTCTTGGAGGACCGGTACCAGCTCTCCAGCACCGTGGTGACCAGCCCGCCACTCGAGCAGGTCTTTACCGAGCGCGAGAGCCCTGGCTTGCAGCCCCTCGCCGGTACGTCGCTGGGCTCGTCCCTTGCCAGCGCTTGAACGCGCGACTGAACGACGGGACGCTCTCGTATCCGAAGCGGCCCGCGATGGACTCGACCTTCTCGTTGGTGTCCCGGAGCAGCTCGGCGGCGCGAGCGACACGCCAACGCGCGAGGTACTGAAGGGGCGGCTCGCCCAGGAGCTCCGTGAACCGCGCCGCGAAGCCAGAGCGCGACATCCCCACGCGCCGCGCGAGCATCTCGACGGTCCACGGCTCGCTGATGCGGGTGTGCATGAGACCCAAGGCTTCGTAGATCCTCGCATCCGACAGCGCGGCGACGCAGTTCCGCGCGGGCTGCGTGCCGCGACGACTCGAGCGAAGCGCCAGCACGAAGAGAACGTCCGCGAGGCGCTGCAGCACGATGCTGCTCGCGGGTCGAGGCGCCGCGCTCTCTACGAGGACGAGCTGCACGGTCGCCGCGATCCACGGGCCCCACGTCGGCTCGCTCGCCGAAAGCACCATGAGCGGCGGCATTCCCTGGAGGAGGATTGGCTCGCGACCGTGGCCGAGCTCGAAGAAGCCCGCGACGATCGTGGTGGTGACGCCACGACCCCCGATGCTTCGCGGCACGAGACTCGACGAGTACGGACCGTCGCACACGAGGACCGGCTTGGTGGTCGCCCCGTCGCGGAGCACGTGGGCGGCGCCCTGCGGGATGAAGGCGACCTCGCCGGGCGACAGAACGTGCGAGTGCTCGCCGTCAACCTCGAGGAGGGCACTGCCGCGCGTGACGAGATAGAAGCTCGCGCGGTCACATCGAGGCATGCGAAGCCCCCACGGAGCGTGCGCTTCGAGCGGCCTGTAGAGCGCGTGACGAATGAGCGAGGCGCCGAGCACGTCGGCGACGACGTCGCCGCGCGGGTCTTGAAGGTCCAATGCGGCTGGCGTTTCAGCTAACCTTTTTGGAGTCTTCGGCATGGAGCGTCCATAGCACGGGCGGTATCCAACAGCCCATGACCGCGACCGACAAGACGCTCTTTGACTCCTACCGCCTCGGCAGGCTCACGCTCTCGAATTGCCTCGTGATCGCCGTCGAAGGGAGCTGCTGAACATGAAGACGAAGCTCATGTACTGGGTTCCTACCGGCCTATTGGCGGCGCTGGTCTTCATGTCCGGCGCATTCAACGTCACGCTCCAGCCCAACGTGGTGCAGATGCTGCAGCACCTGGGTTACCCGGTCTACCTGGCAAC
The sequence above is drawn from the Pyxidicoccus trucidator genome and encodes:
- a CDS encoding AraC family transcriptional regulator, with protein sequence MPKTPKRLAETPAALDLQDPRGDVVADVLGASLIRHALYRPLEAHAPWGLRMPRCDRASFYLVTRGSALLEVDGEHSHVLSPGEVAFIPQGAAHVLRDGATTKPVLVCDGPYSSSLVPRSIGGRGVTTTIVAGFFELGHGREPILLQGMPPLMVLSASEPTWGPWIAATVQLVLVESAAPRPASSIVLQRLADVLFVLALRSSRRGTQPARNCVAALSDARIYEALGLMHTRISEPWTVEMLARRVGMSRSGFAARFTELLGEPPLQYLARWRVARAAELLRDTNEKVESIAGRFGYESVPSFSRAFKRWQGTSPATYRRGAASQGSRAR
- a CDS encoding ATP-binding protein; amino-acid sequence: MAQARADGTRPHVLKRLAKSQVLILDDFGLEPLGAAERKELLEVLEDRYQLSSTVVTSPPLEQVFTERESPGLQPLAGTSLGSSLASA
- a CDS encoding STAS/SEC14 domain-containing protein is translated as MAQQQDELKYGAHHAHFEPPDTLVATFSGLINMDEVQRTAQLYKETFEKRGRFYCVADIGGSQIEAAGRKYLSNNSNAEWFHGLVYVGADVVQRTFGKAIALALHFTGKTGFETVFVPTLDEARAWVAQHRATRQRKAG
- a CDS encoding carbohydrate ABC transporter permease; the encoded protein is MSGGGSLERERRQAYLLVAPAVLVLAGVALYPILAAVWLSLHRFILVFGERRFTGLDNYAFLLSDARFWAALGNTAYFTLVAVTVEVLLAVPLALLLNRAFPGRGLLRASVLVPWAIPTVVSARLWAWMFNPEYGVINRLLPGSDINWLGAPGYALHAAILVDVWKTTPFVALLVLAGLQGIPEDLYKAARVDGASAWRAFRSITLPLLKPALLLALLFRSLDAFRVFDAIYVLTEGGPANTTETLSIYAYKTLMRSGDFGYGSALSVATFLCVVVLAAVWMRLLGREEGAR
- a CDS encoding STAS/SEC14 domain-containing protein, which codes for MQQKEWKFGAHSMRQEAPDVIHAIYSGPISLDEMKRAVELYGEFGKNGPYYLIAEIAQSQLGAESRRYLSENGRSEWFKAAVYVGADMVQQTFTKVIALGMLFIGKSQFETVFVKTLPEAQAWVEQNRVKLQKKSG
- a CDS encoding ABC transporter substrate-binding protein → MRRRSATLLVLGLAVLVFGVCGCRRPSEEAREPAGRTRLVFKYQPLWGAPEPFRELLARFERENPGVELVTEALPNASDLAHQFFLTALEGGADDFDVLVADVVWVPEFARAGWIADLSEHFPPERLRADFFPGPVEAVVVDGRTYAVPWYLDVGVLYYRKDLVPRAPRTYEELRRFAREAMAKAPGVQGYVWQGRQYEGLSCNVYEALWGHGGEALGEQGRVLLDAGPAREALGYLRGLVAEGVSPETVTGFSEEESRRVFQEGRAVFMRNWPYAWSEAQKPDSPIRGKVGIAPLPTKSGEPGWGTLGGWQLAVNAHVSPERRKLAARLIAHLTSPEANLVLALNYARNPPRPAVYEDPRLRAADPFIADLKPMVERARPRPVTPYYNLIADVLQSEFSAAVAGLRTPEEALKRAQKQVDHLTGVDE
- a CDS encoding carbohydrate ABC transporter permease, which codes for MNRPGLGTALAVVAFLTFFLGPFFWQVLTSLWPDGELTRPWPSVLTLENYTSVLWGRPFLRVVANSLLVAALTTVFCLTMGAAAAFALAKLEFRGRGLLLSAALAVSMFPPIATVSPLYLILRAAGLRDSLIGLALPYATFALPLTLWVLTSFFRQLPDELYRAARVDGCTPFQAFRRVLLPLAAPGLATTAILVFIFAWNEFLYALTFLSTPEKRTVPVAISLFASEYREPWGEIAAASVVATLPLVVLTVLFQRRIVSGLTAGAVKE